From the Ruania alkalisoli genome, one window contains:
- a CDS encoding NlpC/P60 family protein, producing MRVQKVWRPAAAALGAVALSLGLLVSPALADVPSDDDIEDAQDAVDDTAAQIAALEVRLAANAAARDESQMAAAIAAEKYNQAAVERDQAQADADAAADAAAQADDDVAAASRDVARIANAAYRNGGELQQIGIFLSADGLDDAIESATTFRMLGGDADEAYQRLDAAERVADVMQTRADQALADAEAAAADLEEASREADAAALTAENVVADNEAERDSLIVELAALRNTTAELEEERQNALDAERRERENAAAAAAIGAPATEREDDRDESGSGQSDSGRSESDQSASPDPAPSPDPRPSPEPQPEPEPEPSPEPEPSPEPQPEPDPEPEPEPEPEPQPDPPSTPASAGQGAVNWAMTQVGDRYVLGARGPDAWDCSSLTQAAYRSVGIHLPRTSGDQYRATANVPIGQIRPGDLIFYSSNGRASGVYHVAMYAGNGMRVHAGNPSTGVQYTSMWWANVLPMAGRP from the coding sequence GTGCGAGTACAGAAGGTCTGGCGACCAGCTGCTGCGGCGCTGGGTGCTGTCGCGCTCTCCCTCGGTCTGCTGGTCTCCCCGGCCTTGGCCGACGTACCGAGCGACGATGACATTGAGGATGCGCAGGACGCCGTCGATGACACGGCCGCCCAGATTGCGGCGCTCGAAGTGCGGCTGGCCGCGAATGCTGCGGCCCGTGACGAGTCGCAGATGGCGGCGGCGATCGCGGCGGAAAAGTACAACCAGGCCGCCGTCGAGCGTGACCAGGCTCAAGCTGACGCTGATGCCGCAGCCGATGCAGCGGCCCAGGCCGATGACGACGTAGCCGCGGCCAGCCGGGATGTCGCCCGGATCGCGAACGCCGCCTACCGCAACGGTGGCGAGTTGCAACAGATCGGCATCTTCCTCTCTGCCGACGGTCTCGACGATGCGATCGAGAGCGCCACGACCTTCCGGATGCTCGGCGGCGACGCGGACGAGGCCTATCAGCGGCTCGACGCCGCCGAGCGGGTCGCCGACGTCATGCAGACCCGAGCTGATCAGGCGCTCGCCGATGCCGAGGCGGCAGCAGCCGATCTCGAGGAGGCGTCCCGGGAGGCCGACGCGGCAGCACTGACGGCTGAGAACGTCGTGGCCGACAATGAGGCGGAGCGGGACTCGTTGATCGTGGAGCTCGCGGCGCTGCGCAACACCACCGCTGAGCTCGAGGAGGAGCGCCAGAATGCGCTCGATGCTGAGCGCCGTGAACGGGAGAACGCCGCGGCTGCCGCAGCGATCGGTGCACCCGCCACGGAGCGTGAGGACGATCGGGACGAGTCCGGTTCGGGCCAGTCTGACTCAGGTCGGTCTGAGTCCGATCAGAGCGCCTCGCCGGATCCTGCTCCGAGTCCGGACCCTCGACCCAGTCCCGAACCGCAGCCAGAGCCCGAGCCGGAACCCAGCCCGGAACCGGAACCCAGCCCCGAACCGCAGCCTGAGCCGGATCCTGAGCCCGAGCCGGAGCCAGAACCGGAGCCTCAGCCCGATCCACCATCCACGCCCGCCAGCGCCGGCCAGGGTGCGGTGAACTGGGCGATGACGCAGGTCGGCGACCGGTACGTGCTCGGTGCCAGAGGCCCGGATGCCTGGGACTGCTCCTCGTTGACTCAAGCGGCCTACCGCTCGGTCGGCATCCATCTGCCGCGCACGTCCGGTGATCAGTACCGGGCCACCGCGAACGTGCCGATCGGCCAGATCCGCCCGGGCGACCTGATCTTCTACTCCAGCAACGGCCGGGCCAGTGGCGTCTACCACGTGGCCATGTATGCCGGCAACGGGATGCGGGTGCACGCAGGCAACCCCTCCACCGGAGTGCAGTACACCTCGATGTGGTGGGCGAACGTGCTCCCGATGGCCGGGCGGCCCTGA
- a CDS encoding inorganic diphosphatase, whose product MEFDVTIEIPKGQRNKYEVDHETGRIRLDRMLFTSTRYPDDYGYIDGTLGEDGDPLDALVLLEEPTFPGCLIRCRALGMFRMRDEAGGDDKVLCVPVGDQRASWRSDIDDVSEFHRLEIQHFFEVYKDLEPGKSVEGAHWVGREAAEQEIRNSFTRAEETGYTHPQPHIGH is encoded by the coding sequence GTGGAATTCGACGTCACCATCGAGATCCCCAAGGGGCAGCGGAATAAGTACGAGGTGGACCACGAGACCGGGCGCATCCGGCTCGACCGGATGCTCTTCACCTCCACCCGCTATCCGGACGACTATGGCTACATCGACGGCACGCTCGGCGAAGACGGCGACCCGCTGGACGCCTTGGTGCTGCTGGAGGAGCCGACCTTTCCTGGCTGCCTGATCCGGTGCCGCGCACTGGGGATGTTCCGTATGCGTGACGAGGCGGGCGGTGACGACAAGGTGCTGTGCGTGCCGGTCGGGGACCAGCGCGCGAGCTGGCGCAGCGACATCGACGACGTCTCCGAGTTCCACCGGCTGGAGATCCAGCACTTCTTCGAGGTCTACAAGGACCTCGAGCCCGGCAAGTCCGTCGAGGGAGCCCACTGGGTCGGCCGCGAGGCCGCAGAACAGGAGATCCGTAACTCCTTCACCCGCGCCGAGGAGACCGGGTACACCCACCCGCAGCCGCACATCGGGCACTGA